The following are encoded together in the Tripterygium wilfordii isolate XIE 37 chromosome 3, ASM1340144v1, whole genome shotgun sequence genome:
- the LOC119995548 gene encoding CASP-like protein 4D1, with the protein MASKSVPIVTLILRFLALALCAASIVVLGTNKFTQSDGTKITFRDLIAYRYVIATGIIGFAYSLVQIPFAMYHVCREKRLIKHECQPEFDFYGDNIIAFLLAAGVGAGFAISFEFKRLLKEFIDSLKDLGIPGIDEGKSKGEKFLDKANLSTALLLLGFLCMTMLSVYSSIQRSNSSSSTPTTNKRGFFFK; encoded by the exons ATGGCTTCAAAATCAGTCCCGATAGTGACTCTTATTTTGAGGTTCCTGGCCCTTGCACTGTGTGCTGCCTCTATTGTTGTTCTGGGTACTAACAAATTTACTCAAAGTGATGGTACCAAAATCACATTCAGGGATTTAATTGCCTATAG GTATGTTATAGCGACTGGTATTATTGGGTTTGCTTATTCGCTTGTGCAGATACCCTTTGCCATGTACCATGTGTGCAGGGAAAAGAGGCTGATAAAACATGAATGTCAACCAGAGTTTGATTTTTATGGTGATAAT ATAATTGCCTTCCTCTTGGCGGCCGGAGTTGGCGCTGGTTTTGCGATTAGCTTTGAGTTCAAGAGACTATTGAAAGAATTTATCGACAGCCTCAAAGATTTGGGGATTCCAGGTATTGACGAAGGGAAATCCAAGGGTGAAAAGTTCCTCGACAAAGCCAATCTTTCTACTGCTCTTCTCCTCTTGGGATTTCTTTGCATGACAATGCTCTCTGTATACTCATCCATCCAAAGAAGtaatagtagtagtagtacACCCACTACAAATAAGCGTGGCTTCTTCTTTAAATGA